From the genome of Virgibacillus proomii, one region includes:
- a CDS encoding YcxB family protein, protein MIAKFNITDKDLIAQQKNAIKTTKFHRKARIMVIVIYLLLSMFVLVIADLITMFGFILSLILSPILWKWYEVANIKRFKDILEHNKNKLGVFTLNLSEEGFIKESRNLTEKIQWDDLKQLKEDGERYFLYLTDLQAITIKKEPENMNVEEVKTYQEFIKRKVIN, encoded by the coding sequence TTGATTGCAAAATTCAATATAACCGATAAAGATTTAATTGCTCAGCAAAAAAATGCTATAAAAACCACTAAATTTCATAGGAAAGCTAGAATAATGGTAATAGTGATATACCTTTTATTATCCATGTTTGTATTAGTAATTGCTGATTTAATAACAATGTTTGGGTTTATTCTCTCTCTAATCCTATCTCCTATACTATGGAAGTGGTATGAGGTTGCTAATATTAAGCGGTTTAAAGATATCCTTGAACATAACAAAAACAAACTAGGTGTTTTTACATTAAATTTATCTGAAGAGGGGTTCATTAAAGAATCGAGAAATTTAACTGAAAAAATCCAATGGGATGATTTGAAACAACTTAAAGAAGATGGGGAACGTTATTTCTTATATCTTACTGACTTACAAGCAATTACAATTAAGAAAGAACCTGAAAATATGAACGTAGAAGAAGTGAAGACGTATCAAGAATTTATAAAACGAAAAGTTATTAATTAA